The following nucleotide sequence is from Deltaproteobacteria bacterium HGW-Deltaproteobacteria-2.
ACTTTATCTCCAATGCAGTTTTTAAAGACTTTTCAATATAATTGATATGCTCGATAGTCGCAATCCTGGCTGCTTCAGAATTATGTTTCTCTATGGCATCGCTAATTTCCCGTAATTGAGTTACAATATTCTTTGAAATTCCGGAAATAGTCGAAAGCCTCTCGCGGATGATTGGAAAGTATTCATGCAAAATGTCGGTCATAGTTTTACACAGATGAACAAATACGGTATTGCTGGTAGTATTGGCCAGCAGTTCAAAAAAATGGGTGTAGAGTATTATACCTTTTGGGGCAATGATAATTTTATTAAGGCCGACCTTCCGGGCTTCTTTGAATAGTTCTTTCATCTGTTTGATCTGTTCAAGAGGGGCATTTTTTGCTGCCAAGTAGGCAGCCTCGGCATCAATAATACGCCACACATATAATAATTCCCACATGCTTTCCTGGCTAACAGAGAGATGATCTAGCAATGGGGTGCGTAGATCATCGAACATAGATTTTACAAACTTGCCTTTCCGGTCCTGAGATTCGATGTAACCGCGGGCTTCCAGCAGTTTCAGGCCCTCACGCAGGGATATGCGGCTGATGCCGAAGATTTTGGTCATTTCATGTTCACTGGGCAGTTTATCACCCGGCTTTAGTGCGCCTTTCGTGATAAGATCTATGATATGGTTGGTAACCCGACTGGGAATATCGGGCGCCTTCTCAATTTTTGACATGCCAAACGTCTTTTTACCCATGATACCTACACAATTGTTTTTAATAAAATATTTTTTCCAATTTTAGAGAATATATAAGAAATATCGTTTTTTATCAATAAAATATTGATATATTTTGATTTCATAATTAATTTATCGTTAATTATGACTTGTCATTTGATATAGAGAGTAACCAATAATAGAAATACGAAGAGAGCAAGAAGGGAGGAAGTCTTTGTCTGCCCTCTTCGTACATGGATGCTCACTTTTTCGGGAAGCCTAAATTACTTACTACCACCTTCAGTTCCCTTAAGATTCTTTAATCATCTGTGGCCGAGGAAATATTTCATTCCTGACCGCTCCCGATTCAGTTATGCACCATGGTCTGTCGCTGTTCCTAATGATAATATTCTGAAGTCTTTTGACCTTTTCCTTTAACCTCTTAAAACTATTCAGTATCCGGCCATTAGAGGGTGTCATCCAAAGTCTTTATAAATTAACAGCAAAAAAATATAGCGCGGTTTAAATTTTTTATTGACATATTGTATTACAATATGTCAATAACAACGAGCCAAAAATAAGTCAATTAAAATTTTCATTAATTTCTCGGTAGGGGACTGGTACCAATTTACAAAGGTATCAATCTATAATCAGCTGAATTTGTTTAGTCAGACATTGATACATAGTGACATCAAGAATGAAGCAAATTTAGAGGGGATTAGCTATTTTTTCAGTAAGGAGATTTTTATGAAATCTAAAATGTTCGTTTGGCTTATATTTATCGAATTCATTGTGTTTTTCATTAGTTCTGCTTTTGCGCTTACTTTCAGAGAAAAGGTAAAATATGTGAAGTTTTTAACGGGATCTAAAATAGAACTTACACCGCAGGAAAGAGAAAAATATGCGAAGGCTTTTATGGAATCAGCGAGCGGGCTTACATTGAAAATCTCATTTTTTGTTCAAAACATTTTTAAAAGGAGGTTTTATGAAATGTAACAATCTTGTTAAGTTTCTCTGTCTGGGTTTAGTTGTGTTTTTTATCGGATCAACCTCTACATTTGCGCTTACGCTTCAGGAAAAGGCAAAATACGCGAGGTTTTTAACAGGATATACGAGCGAATTCACGCCTCAAGAAAGAGAAAAGCTTGCAAAGGTTTTTATAGATTCCGCGACAGGACTTACACCACAAGAAAAGGCAAAATACGCGAAGTTTTTAGCAGGATCCACAAGCGATTTTACCCCTCAGGAAAGAGAAAAATATTCTAATGTTTTTATGGACGCCGCACTCGTAATTCCACCACAAGACAAGGCAAAATATGCAGATATACCCGGTGTTCAGAACTTAAAAAAAGTAAAACCAAACGGTGACTTTCTGTATGTCGTCAAGTTGGGCACATTGGCTCCGGAAGGAGTCGGTTGGGCTGCTTTAATCAAGCAAATAATTAATCCCGGAATATTAAAGGTGACAAGTGGACTGATATATTTGAACTGGTATTACGGCGGTACAATGGGTGATGACCAGGATATATTAGCCAAGATGCGCAACGGACAGTTGCAGGGAGGCGGTTTTTCCGGACAGGGAATGTTAATGGCTTGTCCGGAAATGGCTTTGATAGAATTACCGTTCATGTTCGAAAGTTACGATGAAGTGGAATATGTTTATTCCAAGCTAAGACCGCGCATCAGTCAGTGGTTTGAAAAGCATGGATATCATCTTGTTCTACTGGCGGAGCAGGATTTTGATCAAGTTTATTCCACTAAATATCCAATCAGGACATCCGATGACTTTAAAAACAGCCGTTTTTTAACATGGTATGGATCTCTGGAAGAAAGGGTTTTAAAAGCTGTAGGCGCGAGTCCTTTACCTATTCGCGTTCCTGAAGTGGCCGCTTCCATCCGCACAGGTGTATGCGATGCCTTCATCAGTCCTAGCATATGGGCAGTCGGAACACAGATGTATACCGTTATGAAATATCTAAATCCCATGCATATACGTTATTCGCCGGCCGGCGGTGTGATAACGATGCAAACATGGAATCTGTTACCTAAGGAAGCTCAAATTGCTATCGATTATTATGTAACGTCAATAGAGAAAGACTTCAGACAGCAAGTGCGTGAAAGCAATGAAAAATGTTTGAAAGCGATGTATAAATACGGAATGAAAGAAGTTAAGCTGACACCTGCAGAACTTAATCTTCTGAAAAAGAGACTCATGCCGCTGTGGGATGAATTAGCCGAAAAGGGATATTATACCAAAGCTGAATTAGCTGAAGTTAAAGCACTATTGGCAGAGTATCGAGCTAAAAATAAAAAATAAATGATTTGTTTAGTGAATATTGGTTTAGGAAAAGCATGACACGGAAATTTTGAAGCGGGCATGTCTCAATTAAAGAGATAAGAAAGCAAAATGAAATATAAAAAACATCGTGTGTATTAGAGGCGCCGGTTGAAGGGCTGCACGCGATGCATAACCATAAAAATATAAAAAAACAGATAAAAGAAATAATTTAAAACAAGAAGTAAAAATTAAACAATAGGAGGAGGTGATATTAATGCCGTTGTGCAAGGAGTGTAAAAAGTTCTTCCCCCTAAAGGAAGATCCGAACAAGGGGGATTGTGTTCAAAGGGTGGTTGATCCGAGACAGGCCTACTACAAAGCGAAACCGGTGGGAGCAAATATGGACGCAAGTTCGTGCTCTTCATTTGAAAAAAAATAAAAACAGATCATTTGCTTACCCTTATTAAAAGGGAAGTCAGCTGAAAAGCCAAAAGGTTAAGAAGGGAGGAAGTTGTATGGCACAAGATGATAAATGGAAACAGGCTTTAGCCGGGACTTTGTCAACAGGCGCTCATAGAGTGACAGGCGTGGAGGATCGGGAAAAAGTACCGGAAAAAAGTTGTGGGTTATGTAAGAATTTTTCTGAGATTTCTTTTTCGTCGGATGGCCGGGGGACTTGCCGGATACTTAAAGCAGGTTCGGATATTAGCATAGAGAAACCTGTTTACGTTTTGGAGGGTGATGTACCATTGGCTTTAAGATTTAACACGGACGGTGTGCGTTGTGAAAAGTTTGAAAGGATGGAACTTATCGATACAGATGGTTCGGAGTGTGCGGACCCGGCTTATCGTCGATCACAGCGTCAGATGGAAAAGATTGTGAAGTGAGAAACAAAGAACTGAGAAAATGAGGAGAATGTAAGAGTTCTTCCCGTTAGAGGATGATAATCTGAATCGCAGTAGCGTGTACAAACGGGTAATGGATACAAAGCAGGCCTATTACAGAG
It contains:
- a CDS encoding C4-dicarboxylate ABC transporter substrate-binding protein, with amino-acid sequence MKCNNLVKFLCLGLVVFFIGSTSTFALTLQEKAKYARFLTGYTSEFTPQEREKLAKVFIDSATGLTPQEKAKYAKFLAGSTSDFTPQEREKYSNVFMDAALVIPPQDKAKYADIPGVQNLKKVKPNGDFLYVVKLGTLAPEGVGWAALIKQIINPGILKVTSGLIYLNWYYGGTMGDDQDILAKMRNGQLQGGGFSGQGMLMACPEMALIELPFMFESYDEVEYVYSKLRPRISQWFEKHGYHLVLLAEQDFDQVYSTKYPIRTSDDFKNSRFLTWYGSLEERVLKAVGASPLPIRVPEVAASIRTGVCDAFISPSIWAVGTQMYTVMKYLNPMHIRYSPAGGVITMQTWNLLPKEAQIAIDYYVTSIEKDFRQQVRESNEKCLKAMYKYGMKEVKLTPAELNLLKKRLMPLWDELAEKGYYTKAELAEVKALLAEYRAKNKK
- a CDS encoding benzylsuccinate synthase, whose amino-acid sequence is MPLCKECKKFFPLKEDPNKGDCVQRVVDPRQAYYKAKPVGANMDASSCSSFEKK